Proteins encoded together in one Campylobacter concisus window:
- the lon gene encoding endopeptidase La, whose translation MQINENKSFPTEIPIIVEDELFLYPFMITPLFLSDEENLKALELAIQGETPILVVPTKPQQDGARDFDGIYDAGVIGTIMRRVPLPDGRVKVLFQGIDKGKILKQSGINPLRGIVDMLHVKRPSQVKTDALIVVLREKVRELSQFSHFFPPDLLKTIEESAEAIRVCDLVSSALRLKKQIAYSFFVEENLEQRLLKLIDYVIEEIEANKLQKEIKNKVHSKIDKTNKEYFLKEQLKQIQAELGADTSREEELEEYRKKLDAKKKFMAEDAYKEIKKQIDKLSRMHPDSADANTLQSYLDWVLEIPFENVAKKKSSITEVSKHLNADHYSLEKPKERIEEYFALRELLELRGVGEKVNNGAILCFAGPPGVGKTSLANSIAKALKRELVRIALGGLEDVNELRGHRRTYIGAMPGRIVQGLIEAKQMNPVVVLDEIDKVGRSYRGDPTAVLLEILDPEQNNKFRDYYLNFNIDLSKIIFIATANDVSMIPAALRDRMEFIELSSYTPQEKFEIAKKYLLPQELKKHGLKPSDVSISKEALELIISDYTRESGVRNLRRRIADILRKVAKNILTKKNEGKISVTAKNLKEFLEKKVYEIEPADKKDQIGLVNGLAWTSVGGDVLRIEAIRIQGKGNMQITGQLGDVMKESAQIAFSVVKVLIDNKKLKVPMAIVPKLDDDKHKLEASDVYRRYDLHLHVPEGAVPKDGPSAGITMATAIASILTDTKVKHDIAMTGEITLTGRVLPIGGLKEKLIAAHKAGIKTALIPRKNYDRDLVDIPAEVKGDMKIIAVDTIDDVLKNALVAKK comes from the coding sequence TTGCAAATAAACGAAAACAAAAGCTTCCCAACTGAGATCCCTATCATCGTTGAGGACGAGCTATTTTTATATCCATTTATGATAACGCCGCTTTTTTTAAGCGACGAAGAAAATTTAAAAGCGCTTGAGCTTGCCATACAAGGAGAAACGCCGATCCTTGTCGTGCCTACAAAGCCACAGCAAGACGGCGCTAGAGACTTTGACGGCATCTATGACGCAGGCGTGATCGGCACGATAATGCGCCGTGTGCCGCTACCTGACGGACGCGTAAAAGTGCTATTTCAGGGCATCGACAAAGGTAAAATTTTAAAACAATCAGGCATAAATCCACTCCGTGGCATCGTCGATATGCTCCACGTCAAGCGCCCATCACAGGTCAAAACTGACGCTCTCATCGTAGTTTTAAGAGAAAAAGTAAGAGAGCTTTCGCAGTTTAGCCACTTTTTTCCACCTGATCTTTTAAAAACGATCGAAGAGAGCGCTGAAGCGATCAGAGTTTGCGACCTAGTTTCAAGCGCGCTTCGTCTAAAAAAACAGATTGCTTATAGCTTTTTTGTTGAAGAAAATTTAGAGCAGCGCCTACTAAAGCTCATCGACTACGTCATTGAAGAGATCGAGGCAAACAAGCTCCAAAAAGAGATCAAAAACAAGGTTCATTCAAAGATCGACAAGACGAACAAAGAGTACTTTTTAAAAGAGCAGCTAAAGCAAATTCAAGCTGAGCTTGGAGCAGACACGAGCCGTGAAGAGGAGCTTGAGGAGTACCGCAAAAAGCTTGATGCGAAGAAGAAATTTATGGCTGAGGATGCCTATAAAGAGATCAAAAAACAAATAGACAAGCTCTCCCGCATGCACCCAGACTCAGCAGATGCAAACACCTTGCAAAGCTACCTCGACTGGGTACTTGAAATTCCATTTGAGAATGTAGCTAAGAAAAAGTCCTCTATCACTGAAGTGAGCAAGCACCTAAATGCCGACCATTACAGCTTAGAAAAGCCAAAAGAGCGCATAGAGGAGTATTTTGCCTTGCGCGAGCTTTTGGAGCTTAGGGGTGTTGGCGAAAAGGTAAATAACGGCGCCATTTTATGCTTTGCAGGCCCTCCAGGTGTGGGTAAAACAAGCCTTGCAAACTCGATCGCAAAGGCGCTAAAGCGTGAGCTAGTTAGGATCGCACTTGGCGGACTTGAGGACGTAAATGAGCTAAGAGGTCACCGCCGCACCTATATAGGTGCAATGCCAGGCCGCATCGTGCAAGGGCTCATAGAAGCCAAGCAGATGAATCCAGTGGTTGTTTTAGACGAGATCGACAAGGTTGGCAGAAGCTACAGAGGCGATCCGACCGCTGTTTTACTTGAAATTTTAGACCCAGAGCAAAATAATAAATTTAGAGACTACTACTTAAATTTCAACATCGATCTTAGCAAGATCATCTTCATCGCCACAGCAAATGACGTGAGCATGATACCAGCTGCACTCCGCGACAGGATGGAGTTTATCGAGCTTAGCTCATACACTCCACAAGAAAAATTTGAGATCGCTAAAAAATATCTCTTACCTCAAGAGCTTAAAAAGCACGGCCTAAAACCAAGCGATGTGAGCATCAGTAAAGAGGCGCTTGAGCTAATAATTAGCGACTACACAAGAGAGAGTGGCGTGCGAAATCTACGCCGCAGGATCGCTGATATACTAAGAAAAGTCGCCAAAAATATCCTCACCAAAAAGAATGAAGGCAAGATCAGCGTCACGGCTAAAAATTTAAAAGAGTTTTTAGAGAAAAAGGTTTATGAGATCGAGCCAGCGGATAAAAAAGATCAGATCGGCTTGGTAAATGGTCTCGCGTGGACGAGTGTCGGTGGCGATGTGCTAAGGATCGAGGCTATCAGGATCCAAGGCAAAGGCAACATGCAGATCACCGGCCAACTAGGCGACGTGATGAAAGAGAGCGCTCAGATCGCATTTAGCGTCGTAAAAGTGCTGATAGATAACAAAAAGCTAAAAGTGCCGATGGCTATCGTGCCAAAACTAGATGATGACAAGCACAAGCTAGAAGCCAGCGATGTTTATAGACGCTACGACCTTCACTTGCACGTGCCAGAAGGTGCTGTGCCAAAAGATGGCCCAAGCGCTGGTATCACGATGGCGACAGCGATTGCGTCGATACTGACTGACACAAAGGTCAAGCACGACATCGCAATGACTGGCGAGATCACGCTAACTGGCAGAGTTTTACCTATCGGTGGGCTAAAAGAGAAGCTCATCGCCGCTCACAAAGCTGGCATCAAAACAGCTCTGATACCTCGCAAAAACTATGACCGCGACCTTGTCGATATCCCAGCTGAAGTAAAAGGCGACATGAAGATCATCGCCGTAGATACGATCGATGATGTGCTAAAAAACGCTCTTGTAGCTAAAAAATAA